The DNA region CGGGCCTGCCGGTCAGTGTGCCCTGCACGACCATCAACAAGGTCTGCGGATCTGGAATGAAGGCCGTGATGATGGCCGCGCAGGCGATCAAGGCGGGCGACGCACAGTGCATCGTGGCCGGCGGTATGGAGAGCATGAGCAACGCGCCTTACTTCTCGCCGAACGCCCGAACGGGCCTTCGCATGGGCGACGCCAAGCTCATCGACATGATGATCCACGACGGACTTTGGGACCCCTATAACAACATGCACATGGGCAGTTGCGGCGACCTCTGCGCACGCGAGCTTGGCTACACACGCGAGCAGATCGACGCCTTCGCCGTCGAGAGCTACCACCGCGCCCAGGCGGCCCAGAAGGAGTGCCGCTTCAGCGAGGAGATCGTTCCGGTCACCGTGCCCCAACGCAAGGGCGATCCGATCGTCGTTTCCGCCGATGAGGGCCCGTCCAAAGGAGGCGACCCCGAGAAGACGGCCTCGCTCAAGCCCGCGTTCGACAAGGAGGGCGTGACCACTGCCGGGAACGCCTCTTCGATCAACGACGGCGGAGCAGCGCTTGTCGTGACTTCCGCAGAGTTCGCAAGCTCGAAGGGTCTCAAGCCATTGGCTAAGGTCGTCGCCTACGCGCAGCACGCCCAAAAGCCCGAGTGGTTCACGACCGCCCCAGCCGGCGCGATCGAGAAGCTGCTCGCCAAGACCGGGCTTTCGGTCGCAGACGTGGACCTTTTCGAGATCAACGAGGCGTTCGCCGTGGTCGCCATGAACGTGAAGGATAAGGTCGGCATTCCGCACGAGAAGGTCAACGTCAACGGCGGCGCAGTCGCGCTCGGCCACCCGATCGGCATGACCGGCGCGCGGTTGGTACTTACGGCGATGCACGAGCTTCGGCGGCGGGGTGGGAAGTACGCCATTTCCACTCCTTGCATCGGCGGAGGGGAAGCCACCGCCGTCCTGATCGAAGCCCTTTGAGGCGGCCTGCGGGTTTTGGAAGGAGCCTCAGTCTTCGGTGGCGAACCTTGAGCCATGGTCACCGCCGCCCTCTTCGTCGCGTCGCTCGCCGTGCCGGCCATCCTGCAAGACACTGCAATACAAACGCACAAGGCCGATACTGGGGTCCAGATAGAACGACGTCCCCTCACCAAAGTCATGCGTACGTCAAAACCTTCGAGTTGGCAGCAGATCCTAAAGCAGCGATTGCCGCTTCTTGGCCACCGCAATTGGGTTTGCGTGGTGGATAGCGCCTACCCCTGGCAGAACTCTCCTGGAATCGAGCTGGTGGATACCGGCAGCGACCACGTGACCGTGCTCAAGGCAGTCTTGGCCGCACTCGGCAAAGCCCCGCACGTGCGCCCCGAGATCTTCCTGGACAAGGAGATCGACTTTGTGCCGGATGCCGATGCCAAGGGGATCAGCGCTTTGCGCAAGCGACTGTTCGCGGCGCTGCCAAAATCGGGCGTCGAAAAGAAGCTCCATGAGGAGATCATCGCCGACCTCGACAAGGCTGGCGGAACGTTCAAGGTGCTGATGCTGAAGACCACGCTGACTCTGCCATACACGTCGGTGTTTATGCGGCTGAACTGCGGCTATTGGTCGGATGGCGCCGAGAAGCGCATGCGCGGGAAGATGGGCGGATAGTCCGATTGCGGATTTCGGATTGCGGATTGCGGATTGCGGATGGGGCGCCCCTTCCTCCTGGAGCGCAGCGAGAGGAGGAAGGGGTTGGGGATGGAGGTCTGTGAGCGAAGCGAACTGTTCCGGGCTTTCGTGCCTTTGTGAGAGATCCCCTCGTCCGCTCGTTTCATTGAAGGTTGAGCTTCACTCTCATAAGCGTGGTTCTTTGGACCCTAAGCCCTCGCGAGAGGCGTCCAGTGGGCCGGATTCCGCACAGAGTCGCGAAGGTCGGAAAGACACAGAGGGTTAGCCGACTTGCCCTTTCTGCGTTCTCAGCGTGAACTCTGCGGTCCCCCGCGTGAAAGCACGATCTTCCGAAGGGGTTGAACCGTGCGACGTCGAATGGAAAACCATGCCTAGACGCCCACTCACTCGCCGCGATGTACTCTCAGGGGCAGGCACCCTCGCCCTTGGCATGGCTCTTCCGAAGGAGCTCTCTGAGAAGCTAACAAGGGGCTTTCCAGGCTTGAAGCAAGCCACGCTGGTCCCAGCGGACAAGGGCCTTGACCCCAAGTGGGTGAAATCGCTCTTCGAACGGGGCAAACCGACCGTGTACGGCCCGGACGAGCTGAAATGGATCGGTATGCCGGTGGGAGGCATCGGCAGCGGGCAGGTGTACGTCGGCGGCGACGGCAAGCTCTGGTATTGGGATCTCTATGCGCCGGGGACGTCGAGCCAGTTCAACTCGGCGGGCGCGGGGCATTACGAACATCCGATGGACCCGGCGAGCGGAAAGAAGGGGATCGATATCAGCGTGCGGGGTCCCCTCTTCGGCAAGGGCCAACGGCGTGAGACCACTCAATCGGCCATCCTGCGGCCTCCCGTTGCTAAGTCCGTCACTGAGATAGTCGTGCACGAGAGTGCCCCATCGAAAAACGCCAAGTTGACGACGATCGAGGTCACCCAGGAGACCTGGACCCCCCTGATTCCCCTTGACGCTGTCGGTTCGAGCTGGCCTTTGGCTGTACTGGAATGCACGATAAGGAACAAGAGCAAAACCGACGACACCGATCCGTTCATCAAGTTGGCCCTGCCCAATGAAATCGGCAAATACACGATTCCCGATATCGAGATCGAGAGAAGCGCTACCGAAAACCGATCGCCTGGGCTGGCGATGGCCATCCATTCCGCCAAGAGCGCAGACCGGGCGCCCAAGGGCCCGGAACGTGCGCCGTTCGTTTTCGAGGACTTTGAGGATGGAACCTACAGTCGTTGGAAGGTCGAGGGCACTGCGTTCGGCAGTCGGCCCTTCAAGGTCGACGAGCTTCCCGATCGTCTCAAGACTCTTAAGCCAACCGGGACGTGGCTGGCGAACTCCCATGAGTCGCGGCATGGGGAGGACTCGCCAGCGTCCGACCAACACCTGGGCAAACTCACCAGTGCGGACTTCGTGATAGACCGGCCCTTCATTTCCTTCCTGATCGGGGGTGGCGCCCACGCAGGACGGACCTGTATGAACCTGGTCGTCGAGGGCAAGGTGCTCCGGACGGCCGTCGGCAAGAACCAAGTGCGGCTGGATTGGGCAAATTGGGACGTGAAGGACCTACTGGGCAAGACCGCCCATCTTGAGATCGTGGACGCCGAAGCGGGAGGTTGGGGACACATTGTCGTTGACCGCATCGAGTTTCGGGATGTGCCTGTTTCCACCGTTGCGGACGTCTCATTGATGCCCGACTTTGGCACGATGGCGATCGCCGCACTGGGTTCTGGGATCGAGAAGGAAGCGCAGATCGGCGTTTTTCATGCTCCCGCCAACGAACCGCCGGCTTCAAACGGTGGAGTCAGTGTGGGCTTTCACCTCAAGCCCGGCGAATCCAAAACCCTCACGTTCGTTGTCGCCTGGCACTTTCCGAACTTTGGGCCCAGCCCCGGCGAACTGGCCTCCATCACCGACATCGCCAAGCAGAAGAAGCACTATGCTAAACGCTTCAAAGACGCCGCGGACGTCATCCGCCAGTTCGCCAAGCGCAAGGACGAACTCTACGATAAGACCAAGCTATGGATCGATACTTGGTATGATTCGACGCTCCCCTACTGGTTCCTGGAGCGCGTGTACATTCCGCTGAACACCCTCCAGACGAGCACCGCCTGGTGGCTGGACAGCGGGCGGTTCTATGCTTTCGAAGGCGTGGAATGCTGCGCCGGCACCTGCCAGCACGTGTGGAACTACGCCCAGTCGGTCGCGCGCATCTTCCCCGAACTGGAGCGCGACACGCGCGAGCGCGTGGACTATGGTATCGGCTTTCGCGAGGACGGCGCGCTCGACTACCGCGCCGAGGCGCACAAGATCATCGCGCACGACGGCCAGTGCGGGACGATCATCCGCACCTACCGCGAGCACACGATGTGCCCGGACGACAGCTTCCTCAGGCGCATCTGGCCGAAGGTCAAGAAGTCGGTCCAGCGCATGATCCAGGAGGACCCCAACAAGGACGGCGTGCTGGAAGGCTGGCAATACAACACGCTCGACGCGGCCTGGAAGGGCAAGATATCCTGGATCAGTTCGCTGTATGCGGCGGCGCTGCAGGTCGGTGCGCTGATGGCCGATGAGATGGGCGATCCCGCCTTCGCCAAGGAGTGCCGCGCCATCGTCGCCAAAGCCCACGACGAGATCCCCAAGCAGCTTTTCAACGGCGAGTACTTCCAGATGGAGCGGGACGCCTCGGCGCCCCAGAGCGTGGGCTACGGGCCGGGTTGCCACGTGGACCAGGTGCTGGGCGACAGCTTCCTCTGGCAGATCGGCGTCGAGCCGGTGCTGCCGAGGGACAAGGTCAAGACCGCGCTCAAAAACCTCTACAAGTACAACTTCTCGCCTGACGCCGGCAGCTACCGCAACGCCATGCAGGCGGTCATCAAGGGCGGGAGGTGGTACGCCATGCCGGGTGAGCCGGGGCTGCTCATGACCACCTTCCCCAAGGGCGGCGCGGAGGTCGCCAGCGGCAAGGGCGCGGACACCTGGTCGGCGGGCTACTTCAACGAGTGCATGCACGGCTTCGAGTACCAGGCGGCGGCGCACATGTTCGCCGAGGGCCTGATCGAGGAGGGCATGACAGTGATCCGCTCGATCCACGACCGGTACAGCGCCAAGAAGCGCAACCCGTTCAACGAGATCGAGTGCGGCGACCACTACGCACGCTCGATGGCGAGCTACGGCGCGTTCTTGACGCTATGCGGGTTCAGCTATCACGGCCCTCGCGGCAGAATTGGGTTTGCGCCGAAGCTCAAGCCAGAGAAGTTCAAAGCGCCATTCACGGCGTCCGAGGGTTGGGGGACCTACGAGCAGTCGCGTTCCTCAACCTCCCTCAAGGCTTCCTACGCGATCAAGTTCGGGCGGCTACGTGTTCGGGAGTTGACGTTCGAGGTCGCGCCGGGACTCAAGGTCAAGTCGGCGAAGGTCTCGAGAGGGAAGTACTCCTTCGGCTCGACGATCCGGCAGGACGGCCAGTCCGTGACGCTGATCCTCGAAGGCCCGGTGCAGGTGGACGAGGGCGAAAGGTTGGAGACTCTGCTGGGATAGGAACCCTCCCGACCCTGGGTCCCCGACCCCGAAGGGGTCCCAGACCGCTAGCCGGATGTCGCAGACACCGGGCACGAACGGCGCACCTCCAACCTCCCGACCCCCAAGGGGTCGCACATTCACTCGAAATACCGCTCGTCGATTTCGATCCCAAACTCCGTCAAGATCGCCCGGAGCTCATCGCCCGACGAAACGGTCCGATGGTGCCCTTCCTGATCGGCTATGTAATCGGCGACCTTCGAAACGTCTCCATGGCTAACGGTGAACGCCGCATAGCCCTCCTGCCACCGGAATCCCTCCCACGCAGTGGGTCGCCTGGACCCCAAGCAAGAGATCAACATGATCGGTTGTGCCTCCAATTTGGATGGAGAATGCGCCGAGTCCCCGAGCCGCACCGCCGAGGTAGGCATGCAAATCATCCTTCCAATCAGGTGCGATGGAGGGTGCCCGGTGGAGGGTTGAGAAGATGACATGGATTCTTAGGTTGAGGTAGGTGGAGGCCACGAGGGGATTCTGGCACCCCTCCAGGGTGCCGGGTTGGGAATCGTCCTCGCAAGCCGGTGTCTGCGACACCCGGCTAGCGGTCTGGGACCCCTTCGGGGTCGGAATACCCAGTTTCGGAGAAGTTAGGCGGGGGGATGATCATGCCCGGTGTCTGCGACACCCGGCTAGCGGTCTCGGATTCCTCCGGGGTCGAGGGAATTGGGCGGTGGGCCCTGATCACTTCTTGAACGCCATGACCTCCACGAGGTGGCGGCCGGTGTTGGCGGAGTTGGCGGTCATCGTCACGCGCAGATACCGGACCTCGCGGGGCTTGAACTTGCACTCGNNNNNNNNNNNNNNNNNNNNNNNNNNNNNNNNNNNNNNNNNNNNNNNNNNNNNNNNNNNNNNNNNNNNNNNNNNNNNNNNNNNNAGGCGCCTTGTTGTCGCGGCTGTCGGCGAGGGTGGTCCACCCCTTGCCGTCGAGCGAGCCCTCGACCGTGAAGCCGTAAGATCGCTTGTCGGCGAAGAAGCCCACCACGACGACGCGCCCAACTGCGGTGGGCTTCTCGAAGTCCACCTGCCACCAGGCGGCTTTGTCCCGGTTGACGTCGGTGCCCCAATAGCTGTCGGTGTCCACGATACCGTCGTTGGCGCGCGCCGCCTCCATGCCGGGAAAGGCGAGCGAGCAGGTGGCCGGCTTGCCGGTCGTTAACGATTCGATGAATATGGGCGGGCTGAGGGGAGGCGCGGTGCGCAGGTACTTGCTCACGACCGTCGGAAAGTCCCATTTCTGCTTCTGGTTGGGGCGAGTCACGACCTCGACGCCCGCCATCCGGTTCACCCAGGGACGCGATGTCGGCAGATGAAGCACGATGCGCTTGGGTGGGTTCCGCTTCGGTGGGCTAAAGTCCACCTCAACGCCCTTGGCGGTCCCTCGGACAGTGAGGCCCATCTCGCCGAAGTGCGTCGGGAGGCGCTCGATGCGGATCTCCTCGCCCTTGGCCAGCCACCAATCCGGCACGGCTGAGAGCAGGTGCAATTCGTCGCCGGCCTCGTGGACGAGCATGTGGCGCAGCATGATGGCGTAGTTGCCGGCGCCGGTGACGTGCGGGATGGTGTCCCCCCAAGCGAACCGCCGCATGTAGTAGACGCCCTCGGGAAAGGCGTGCGCGGCGGTCGAGTGCAGCAGGTACCAGTAGAAGTCCTCGACCACCTGCTCGTCCTTGCCTCGAACCAGGTCCGTCATCGTCGTGTAGGCGCCCATGTAGGGGTGAATCACCGGCTCCATTTGCCCGACCCA from Armatimonadota bacterium includes:
- a CDS encoding acetyl-CoA C-acetyltransferase; amino-acid sequence: MQDVVILSGIRTPIGAFAGALSSFTAPQLGSMAIKAAIEKAGITNEDVEEVLFGHVLQGGVGQAPARQAAIGAGLPVSVPCTTINKVCGSGMKAVMMAAQAIKAGDAQCIVAGGMESMSNAPYFSPNARTGLRMGDAKLIDMMIHDGLWDPYNNMHMGSCGDLCARELGYTREQIDAFAVESYHRAQAAQKECRFSEEIVPVTVPQRKGDPIVVSADEGPSKGGDPEKTASLKPAFDKEGVTTAGNASSINDGGAALVVTSAEFASSKGLKPLAKVVAYAQHAQKPEWFTTAPAGAIEKLLAKTGLSVADVDLFEINEAFAVVAMNVKDKVGIPHEKVNVNGGAVALGHPIGMTGARLVLTAMHELRRRGGKYAISTPCIGGGEATAVLIEAL
- a CDS encoding transposase, whose product is MASTYLNLRIHVIFSTLHRAPSIAPDWKDDLHAYLGGAARGLGAFSIQIGGTTDHVDLLLGVQATHCVGGIPVAGGLCGVHR
- a CDS encoding transposase gives rise to the protein MLISCLGSRRPTAWEGFRWQEGYAAFTVSHGDVSKVADYIADQEGHHRTVSSGDELRAILTEFGIEIDERYFE